The Thermoanaerobaculia bacterium genome contains the following window.
TGCGAAAAGAAATCGATGAGCGAAGCGTCCGGCGCCTCTTTCAGCACCGCGATCGCGGTCAGGACGTCCGATTTCTGCAGCGCGTGGCCGCGGTGGAGGAGCTCCGAAAGCTCCGCGAGCATCCGCTGGACGACGGGGACGGCGGGACCCTCGCCCGCGACCGAGATCTCGGTGCCCCGGGCCTTGAGGCGGACGCCGAACGCGTCCTCGATCGCGCGAAGATTCTCGTCGAGCCGCCCGAACAGTGAGGAGACGCCGCTTTCGGGGACCGTGACGGTTTGCGAGCTTTCCGAGATTCTTCTCCTCCGGCGGGCACTGGCGCCCGGGGGGAAGGCTACCATCGGCGGGCCCCCCGCGCAACGCGGAAGGCCCGCCGAACCCGCTCCTCGAACGGCCCGAACTCTTTCATTTGCCGCGAGAAGGGAGCCGGCGGGCATCTGGTCGTCCTGCCGGCGAAGACGCGCCAAAAAACCGAAGGCCCGCCGAGGCGGGCCTCAGGAGCCGGAGTTCCGGGAGCCTACTTGGCGAGGCTCGCGAGGAAATGCCCCATCTCGTCGCCCGCGACGTTCTCGACGCGCCGGCGCAGCGAGTCCGACGCCTGGGCGAGAAGCTTGTGATGGCCGGCAGCGACGACCGTGCCGGATTTGTCGACGATCTTGAAGTCGAAGACGATGGTGCCGGACCCGGCGGCCTGGCCGATCCAGCCGCCCCATGCGGCGGCGGAGCTCGGCGGGCGGAATTCGGTGATTTGACCGCGAAGGGTGTAGGCGCCCGAATCCTTCGACAGTTTCACGGAGCCGCCCGAGCGATCCGCGGCGTTCTCGACGATGGCGTCCTGCATGACGCCGGGGGTTTCCTTCCAGCTCAGATCGCCCTTCTCCTTCTCCGGACGCTCGGCTTTCATCTCGAATTTTTCCACGTGGATCGTCTTCCCGGAAAGATCCGCGTTGGGCGCGACGTACTCCTGGTCGAGATACTTCCCCTTGTGCGTGTCGACGCCCAGGAACTCCTTGTCGGGACCCGGGCTGTCCTTCGATTTCGCCTGGAGCGCCGCCGGAGCGGCGAGGGCGGCGGCAGCCAGGAGCGCCATCACACCGAGTTTACGCATGCGTGTTCCTCCTTTGAGAATTCGGGACATCACGAAATTTTCGCCGAGAACTTCTTTCCCTGGAGCGTGAGAGTGAGGTTGCGGTTCTCGCCGGCGGCGAACGTCGCGTTCATCGGCAGATAACCCTTGATCGTCGGATCCGGGGTGGTCAGCCACACCTTCACCGTGACCGCTCCGGGAACGACGTGGATCGTGTCGGACACCGTGCCGCCGTCCTTCTTCCCGAAGTCGAAATTCTTCCGGTAGATGATCGAATCGTTCACGGCGACCATGAGGTAGCCCTTCGGGATCGGGCTCGAGAACGTCAGCCGGAGCATCGCCGGTCCGGCGGGCGCCGCGGGCTTCGCGGCCGCCGAGGCGGAACCGGTCGCCGTCCCCGTCTTCGGCTGGGGCTGTCCCGCCTTCGCGAGCGCCTCGCTTTTCTTCTTTTTCTCCGCCTTCTTCAGCTCGGCGCGCTTGGTCTCGGCGAGACCGCGCCGCGCCTCCTCGGAGAGCTTCTGCGCGTCCGCGTTCTGCGGGTCGATGTTCAGGGCGGCCTCCGCCTCGGTGATCGCCCCGTCCCAGTTCTTCTCTCCGAGCGCGTTCCGGCCGTTCTGAAGATGGGTCGCGACGAGAGCGGTCTTTTCCTGCTCGGCCTTCTTCGACGCCTCGTTCCGAAGCCCCTCTTCGGCCATCTGGCTGTATTGCCTCGCGCCCGCCATCGTCGGGTCCTTCTGGAGAATCCCGCGGAAGACCGCGAGGCTATCGGCATAACGACCCTTCTGGTAGAGCTCACGGCCGGAAGCGAACTGCCGCTCGAGCTCGAGGCGCGCGCTGTCGGAGGTCGTGGTCGACGCGGCCGGCTCGGTCTTCGAGATGCGGAGGCGCAGCCCGATCACGACGGCCGCGACCGCGAGCAGGGCGAGGCCGACGATCCCCCACCAGTACTTCGGATTCACGGCCGCGCGGAGGACCGACGGGGGCGCGGGGCCGGCCGTCGACGACGCCGCCGCGGGCTCGGCGGGTGCCGGGGCGGGCTCCGGCTCCGCAGCCGGAGGGGGCGGGACCGACGCCGTGTCGAGCGGGACTCGCGGCGAGGAGGGGTGCGTTTCGTCGTGGTCGGGGCGTCCGGCGCCGGTTCGGGAAACCCCGGAACCCGAAAGGGCCTCCGACTCCCCCTGCCGCGCGACGTCCTCGAGGTTTTCGAGCTTCAGGGTGGGCAGGTTCTCGGCGGACGACACCATGGTTCCGAGGTCCTGGAAGATCGCCTGCTCCTCGAAGCGCGCCTTCGCCTGGTAGAGCGCGAGCGCGAAATCCTTGCCGCGCTGGAACCGGTTCCACGGGTCCTTCGACAGCGCCTTCGACAGGATCGTGTCGAACTCTTCCGGCACGTTCTTCGTGCCGTCGGCGAGCGGCGCGTAATTCTCGTGCACGATCTTGTACGAGATCGTCGTGAGGTTCTCGCCGGAAAA
Protein-coding sequences here:
- a CDS encoding serine/threonine-protein kinase; this translates as MSDRVDNIPKLSRLGRFEILSELGKGAMGVVYLAKDPSIGRLVAIKTIRASAGDEDDSESREFRERFMREAQTAGILSHPNIVTIYDVGEDKDSGVSFIAMEYIEGKTIKALLVEKANFAPDQIADIIGQVAEALDYAHRKGIIHRDIKPANIMITTDGKVKITDFGIAKVASSNLTTTGQFLGTPNYMSPEQVTGAPVDGRSDIFSLGVVLYEMLSRRKPFSGENLTTISYKIVHENYAPLADGTKNVPEEFDTILSKALSKDPWNRFQRGKDFALALYQAKARFEEQAIFQDLGTMVSSAENLPTLKLENLEDVARQGESEALSGSGVSRTGAGRPDHDETHPSSPRVPLDTASVPPPPAAEPEPAPAPAEPAAASSTAGPAPPSVLRAAVNPKYWWGIVGLALLAVAAVVIGLRLRISKTEPAASTTTSDSARLELERQFASGRELYQKGRYADSLAVFRGILQKDPTMAGARQYSQMAEEGLRNEASKKAEQEKTALVATHLQNGRNALGEKNWDGAITEAEAALNIDPQNADAQKLSEEARRGLAETKRAELKKAEKKKKSEALAKAGQPQPKTGTATGSASAAAKPAAPAGPAMLRLTFSSPIPKGYLMVAVNDSIIYRKNFDFGKKDGGTVSDTIHVVPGAVTVKVWLTTPDPTIKGYLPMNATFAAGENRNLTLTLQGKKFSAKIS